The DNA segment TCATCCTTTATTTTTAATACCGGCCATATATTTTTCTGGGTTTTTTCAATTATTACCGGCGCCCTTCAGGCTGTGGCAGCGCAGTACCCGGGCGGGAGCCGAAAGAAGATCATTGAGGCGCTTATCACAACGACAAACGTGATCATCTTTATCTTCCTCTATTTTTATTTTGATCTGAAGCTGTCCGCTGAGAAGCAGTATGCTGCGGGCAACATAGGATATGAGGCGATGCGAGAGAGACTCGATGTTTTTCATCTTCTGGAAGGGTTCAGGGCTTTTCTCTCCGACCCTGCACATATTTACATCATTTTTGGAGGTCTGATCCTCAGCCTGTCGCTCTCTATCGGAAGGATCAGGATTATCACGCTGAAAGAACGGATCAATGAGCTGTTTGGCCGGTATGTTGACAATAACTTCCGCGACGAAATTCTACGCCGGCCATCCAATAAATCATCAAGGAAAAAGCTCTGTATCCTGTTTGCTGACATCAGGGGATTTACCGGCATCAGCGAGACCTATGAGCCTGAGGCGGTCACCGAGATGCTGAACTTGTATTTTACGGCGTGGGAGCAGACAGCCACGGCACAGAGCGGAATCATCGACAAATACATCGGCGATGCCATTATGGTGATATTCGGGGTCAAGAGCCTAAAAGACCCCTGCGGCCTTGCGGTTGCATCTGCAACTGAAATGCTCCGCCGCCTCCCCGAGATACAGCAGGCGCTCAAAGAGAGGGAGCTGCCGGTAATCAAAGACATCGGGATCGGCATTCATTACGGAGATATTATTATCGGCGACATCGGAAGCAGAAACAGACTGAACTATACCGTAATCGGAGATAATGTCAACATCGCAGCACGCATCGAATCGCTTTGTAAAAAATACACCAGACAGTTGATTGTAAGCGAATCGGTTTTTGAATCGCTTGGCGCTGAACAGCAGGTCCTGTTTGATTTTCTTGACAAGACAGCGTTAAAAGGAAAAAAAGGGGAGATTGCTGTTTATTCTGCCCACCCATAATGAAATTACCGAATAGGGACGTCACGTCTGCCGGCCCGCGCCTGTCACCTATTTTGATATCCGCGAGACCGTCTGCTAAAAGGCCTTTATAAATGTCGCGCCCTATTTCTTTTCTTTATACGTTTTGTCTTTCCGGACTGACACAGTGACAGTAAAATTCTCCGGTCCCAGGTCCGGGTTTTTCTCGAGCTCTTCGACAAAAATCGCAATCGCCTTTTTCATATAGTCCGCAAAGTGTACTCTCCCCGGTAATGCCTGGATCCTCTGTCGCGTCTCTTCGTCGATTGAAGCCGTATACTTTGCCATTGATGTTCCTCCGTTTCTCCGCCCGCATTATGCCGGCAGCGTTATTTCGCCGTCCCGCGACCTGAAGATATGCGTCAGTCATACATAGAATTATTCAGCAAACACGATACATAACGTAAAACGACGTCCGGGAAGGTGCGCAGGGAGAGCGTGTCAGCGGGCTTGCCGCAACTCACCGTTATAAAAAACCTCGCACCTGCCGCCTTGAACAATGCGTTTTGTCTTCCGGTAAAGGTTGAGGAGCGGACCGGCGAGAGACTCCACCGCGCTCACCGCGCCGATCCGTGGACTGCCGAAGGGACCGCTGATGCCCTGTTTTACTTTTGCGCATCCCTTGTTATCGACAATAGCCACTAGTATAGTATCATATTGTTGCCTGACCAGATCGAGCTTGCCTTTCAGGGCAAGCCGGTTATGGTGAGTCGCAAGGGCGCAGTCCGCAGCCTCTGCTACGCCGTCTTTGATCTTCCAGCGGGAGATGAACTGCGTGATGACACCCTGCCCTCCCCGGGTCTGGTTATACAAGTCCCCATAGCGGTATCCCTTGAGTGCAACGGTACTGAGAGGTCCGGCGATGAAGAAAGCTCCAACATCGACGAGATTGAAATTCTGGCTCGTTTCATATGACGAGAGGACCCTGTCGAGGTCTATCGTATGCGTGACGAGATTTTCACCCCGGAGAGAAAAAATACCGTCCATGCCGCTCATCAGATTGGGGCTTCCTTTTTCTTGTAGCGTCAGGGAAGCATAAAGCTCCCCCTTCCCGCCGATCATTTTTTTGGTGCCAAAGGACTCCTGAAGTTTTTCGAAGTCAATCTTCGATGCCTTCAAATTGATTGTATACAGAGCATCGACTTCCGACTTGTCTGCCGTTGCATCTCCTTCGGCCTTCGCTCCAAACAAATCCATCGTAAGAGATGTGAGGGAGATTACACCTTTCTCCGTTTTTATAAAACTTTTGACATTGTCGATCTTGAGGTCCTTTTTCCGTATCTCCTTGCAGTTGAGGATCCCGGTGAATGCGATGTTTCTGATGATAACCCCTGAGGCTTCTACTATTGTAAGGTTCTTGACAGCCAGTTTAATTTCTTTCAACGAGGTCTTTTCCCCGGCCTTGCTGTCAACGTAGTCGAGGGCCGCGATGGTAAGAGGTTCGAAATTGTATATCCCCCTGACCGCTGTTACGGAAGACTTGAGATTCCCGATTCTGAAGCCTTTTTGCAGCACCTCCCTGCAGTCCATGCTTCCGAAAAACGAGGCGCTTCTTATGGCGTTGCCGGCTATTGAAAGGTCCTTGAGAGCGAGGTTGAAATCCTTAAACTCCGTCTTTTCCCCCGACTTCCTGTCGATATAGACAAATGCCCCCTTAAAGAGCTTAAGATCATTCAAACGGAAAGCTGCCCCGGGACTCCCTTCAGTGGCTTTATTATCCGCGCCTTCAAAATTAAATTTCCCATCTACTTCCTTCACAATGGTGACAACCGGCCTGACAAGCTCGCAACTGGTGACTTTGAGCTGCTTCCTGAGCAGGGGTATCAACTCCGCTCCCAGTTTAAGGTTTTTGAGGGAAAGGACTTCGGCCCCCTTGTTGTAAACATGCATATCCTCTGCCGATATCGCCAGGGGAAAGAAAGACAGCCCCATCGTTCCCTTGATCCTGACATCAAGGCCGGTAGCCCCCGAGGCAACCGTCTCGATGCGGGGTCTGAATGAATTTATGTCGAAGGCAAGGGAAATAACGGCTGCAGCCAAAAGGAGTGCAATGGCAAAACCGCCAAGGGTAAAAAGGACTTTTTTTGTCTTTGCTTTCATGAGAGAATACTACAGGTTCCGGCATTAAAATGCTGCCCGCCCAGCGGCATCCCGGCCTCCATACAATTTGCAGATCCTGATTTCAGGGTATCACACAAGGGTAGAGTCGTCAAATAGCGGACAGGCTATCTGAAGTTTACTGAATACGGGCAGACCATTGTGTATGACGGTTGCATCATTTCAGATCTTTAAGAAATGGCCGGACAAAAATAGTCTTGATCTTGACATTATCTGAAAATAATATAGTATGTAAGTAGTCAGCAGGCGAATCGGATTGATCATTTATGATTCTGCGCATACTGCTGCTCCCTGGGATGGATTGTATGACCCGAAAGGTAGTATGATATTCAGTCACCAAGGGCGTGAGAAGAAAACGATATTTTTCTCAGCGGATATTGCAGCCGTAAAAAATAAGAAATTCAGCAGGAGGGCAGAGATGAAAGGAAAAACAGCAAAGAGTGTATTGGTATTCGTTGTTGCCGTATTTTCGATGAGTTTGATGGTCGGGTGCTCCCATCTGGAGAAGGCCCCCAACAGAGAAGGGTATGTCATGTATCACAAACCGCTGCCGGAGGCAGACCGGGCGATTGAGAAGGCCCGCGCTGCGGGCAAAGACAAAGAATGCCCGGCAGAATTCAACGCTGCAAAAGCCAAGGTAGACGAAGCCTTTGAAATCTACATGGCATGCCGTAATCAGGAAGCGATGGATATGGCAAAAGACGCGATCAACAAGTTTAATGCTCTTTGTCCGCCTAAACCGGTGGCAGAGGTAAAACCTGAGCCCAAGCCAGTGACGCCACCGCCGCCTCCGCCGCCTCCGGCTCCAGTCGTTGCACCGGTAAAGATAATCCTTGAGGATATACATTTCGACTTTGATAAGGCGAAACTTACGAAAGAGGCAATAGCTATTCTCGACAGCAACATTAAGACACTGAAAGCAAACCCGCGCGTAACTGTTCAGGTCGAGGGACATACCTGTGCTCATGGTGCTGAAGCTTACAATATGGCCCTGGGAGAACGCAGGGCAATTGCAGTTAAGGAATACCTTGTGCAGAAGGGTATAACTGCCGACAGGATGACGACGATCAGCTATGGCGAAACCAGACTCGCCATGCCGGAGAAACCAACACCAAAGAACAAGAATGCAGCGGAAGCAAAGGAAAACAGACGCGTCCACTTTGAAGTAATCGTAAAATAGAAGCACGAGGGCAAGGGGCCGGGAAACGTCATGCGTTGACCCGGCCCTTTGATCTTGATACGTATGCCAACGATGTAATCTGACTTGACGATTGCGGGGCAAAGGACAGAATGTCGTACAAACCAAGGCACCGTCATTTGCAAACCGATCTTTTCCCGACAGCCGGCAGCGTTCTTCAGTGCTTTATACCATACAAAACCGCTGGGGATCTGATCGTGGCTAAGATCAGACAGATCAAGGACATGAACTCCGTGGACCGCTCCCTGAACATCAATAAAACAATGGATGAGGGCATACCGTTCTAAAGCATGGCTGAACTCAGGAAAGACAGCATTGGCGGTATCCCCAATATGTATTGGCGATACGTCGCGGCACTTGCTATCACTGCAGTGGTCATATTCACCTGGAACACCTTTTTCAATGTCGGCCCTCCGCCCCGCTATACGATAAACTACACGCAGTTCATGGAGCAGCTGAACGCCGGGACCATAAAATCCGTTTCAATAAAAAAGCTGCTTGTACACGGGGAACTCTCAAAGGAAGTCAGCCTGCCGTTTCCGGGGGAACAGAAACCCGCAACCGTAAAACACTTTCTTACCGTCCTGCCTTCTTTCCAGGGGGAACAGCTTCTGTCCCAACTGAAGGAAAAAAACGTAATGATAACCATCGAATCAGGAGAAGAAGGCTTCTTCACGCAGTTCATGATCGGCATCCTGCCATGGGTGCTGATCATCGGCATCTGGGTCCTGGTCATGAGAAAAAGTCAGCAGATTCAGGGCGGTCCCGGAGGACTCTTTACGTTTGGGGCAAGCAAGGCCAAACTGTTCGATGTGAAGAAACCGGGTGTTACCTTCAAAGACGTTGCCGGCATGGACAATGTAAAGATGGAGCTGCGGGAAACGATAGAGTTCCTGAAAGACCCCTCCCGGTTCGAAAAGATCGGCGCAAAAGTGCCTAAGGGGGTGCTTCTGATCGGGCCTCCGGGAACCGGCAAGACCCTCCTTGCACGTGCAACCGCCGGAGAGGCTGCAGTGCCTTTTTACAGCATCAGCGCCTCTGAATTCATCGAGATGTTCGTGGGAGTAGGCGCCTCACGCGTCAGGGATATGTTTAAAAAGGCAAAAGATACCCATCCGAGTATTATATTTATCGATGAGATAGATTCTGTGGGACGAACACGCGGCACCGGTCTTGGCGGCGGTCATGATGAAAGAGAACAGACCCTGAATCAGCTTCTGAGCGAAATGGACGGATTCGATCCTCACACCGAGGTGATCGTCATGGCAGCAACGAACAGGCCTGATGTGCTGGATCCTGCACTCCTGAGGCCCGGAAGGTTTGACCGGCATATTGTGATAGACAGGCCGGGATGGAAAGAACGGAAGGCGATCCTTGAAATTCATGCAAGGGGCAAGCTGCTTTCAGATAATGTCGATTTCGAAATTCTGGCTCGGGGAACACCCGGCATGACAGGCGCAGACCTTGAGAATCTTGCAAACGAAGCAGCCCTCGTTGCCCTGAGAAAGGGCAAGGAGAAGATCGATATGCATGACTTCGAAGAGGCGCAAGACATTATTCTCATGGGAGCAGTGAGAGAAGAGACCATAAGTGAAAAGGAAAAGAGGATAACCGCATATCATGAGGCAGGCCACACCCTGGTCTCCTGGAGTCTCCCCGGCGCTGACCCGATATATAAGGTCAGCATCATCCCGCGCGGCATGGCAATGGGTGTCACACAGCTCCTTCCTGAGGAAGACCGGCATTACTATCCGCGCATATATCTCATGGACAAATTGAGCATAGCCCTTGCAGGAAGAGTTGCCGAAAAACTCGTTTTTAACGACAGTAGCAGCGGTGCGCAGAACGATCTGAAAGAAGCAACAGCACTCGCAGAAAAGATGGTGGCGCAGTGGGGAATGAGCGATCGGGTCGGCCCGATCAATCTCGGCAGAGGAGAGGAGCATCCGTTTCTCGGCAGGGAGTTGTCTGCGCCGAAGCGGTATAGTGAAGAAATGGCCTGGATCATGGATCAGGAAATTCAGAAGCTGATCATTGATTCGGAATCAAGGGCAACAGAAATACTGGAAGGAAAAAGAACTACGCTTGATGCCCTTGCTGAAGCCCTGATCAGGGACGAGATCCTTGAACGGGCTGATGTGGAGCGGATAATACAGGGTTCCATTGAATAACCTATTCGTATGACATCGCCCACGCGGCAATAGGGTAAAGGGTGCCGTTTACCCCCTAATACAGGACCGCCCCATTCTGATTTGCGGTTTCGGCTGTGAAAGAGCATTTATACAACGCCCCGTGCAGACCGTGAAAAATCAGTTCCAACTGATTATTTTGCTGAAATGAAAGTGCAAGGCAGGCTGTAACATGGGGTTCATGAGTTCAGCAAAGGAAATACCCACAAAATAAAGGTTCCCCCTCCCCGCACAATGAACCACCCTCCCCCGGATCGTATCTTTCTGGCGCATACCGTTTGCTGCAAGAAATTCTATTTCAATCGATGCCGCTGTCCCTGGCTTTATGGCTTCAGACGAGTAGAGACCCAAACCGGCAAGTGATATATTTGCGACAAGCGCTTCAAAGGGGACCGCATTTTCGTCTTCTGTCAGTGACCAGGTCCAAAACATCGAACTTCTCGAGACATATCTTGCCCCGCAGGGGTATGACATTGTCAGGGCAGAAAGCGGAGCAGAAGCGCTCTGGAAACTTTCCGGCAATCAAATCGATCTAGTTCTGCTGGACGTCATGATGCCCGGCATGAATGGTTTTGAAGTTACCTTCAGGGTCAGGCAAAATGATACCGATCGACAGCTTCCGATAATCCTGGTCACTGCGTTACGGGAAACAGAAGACCGGGTAAAAGGCATTAAAGCCGGTTGTGATGATTTTATTTCAAAGCCTGTTGACAAGATGGAGCTTTTAGCCAGGGTCAGGTCTCTGCTGAGGGTCAAGGCCTACAACGACCTGCTGGACAATTATCGGGAAGAACTTGAGGCAACAAAACTATCCGCAGTTGAAGCCAGTGAATTTGCCGAGAGCGTCATAAACACCGTGCGTGAACCCTTAATCGCTCTGGATCAGGATTTACGGGTAGTCAAAGTCAGCCGCTCCTTCTATGAATTCTTCAAGGTAAACCCCCAGGAGACTGTGGGGCGGCTTATCTATGACCTGGGTGATAAACAGTGGGATATCCCTGGGCTGCGGGAACTTCTCGAAACCATCCTTCCCCAAAAAACGACCTTTGATAACTATGAGGTAGAGCACGATTTTGCCATCATCGGCAGACGCACCATGCTTTTGAACGCCCGGCAGATTCAGCGGAAGATGGGCAAGGAACGGATCATCCTCCTGGCCATCGAGGACATCACCTAACGCAAACAGTCAGAGGAAAAGATCCAGCAGATGGCCTTCCATGATTTCCTGACAGGTCTTCCCAACCGCAAACTTTTCTCCGATCACCTGAACATTGCCCTGGCCCATGCCCAGAGGAATCAAAACAAAATAGGCATCGCAATGCTCGACCTCGATAATTTCAAGGACGTCAATGACACCCTTGGTCATGATACAGGAGATCTCCTTCTCAAAGCTACGGCAGAGCGGCTAAGTGCATCTCTGAGGAAGGGTGATACGGTTGCACGCTTTGGCGGCGACGAATTTGTGCTGATCCTGCACGACATGGAGGGAATGGAAGGTGCAATCGAGGTTGCACAGAAGATCGTTGAGCGGTTTCGTGAGCCTTTCCTCATTGAAACCCATCACCTTGTGGTGACAACGAGTATCGGCATCGCTGTCTATCCTGATGATGGAAAAGATGAAGGCATCCTCCTGAAAAATGCCGATATTGCCATGTATCAGGCAAAGCAGGCAGGGCGGGCACAATACCAGCTCTATAAAGAGGCCTGAGGATGTTTAAGAGTCACATTACAAGGGATAGAGGATGAACAATAAACCCGTAATTCTGGTTGTTGATGACCAGATCCAGAACATCGAACTTCTCGAAGCACATCTCGCTCCGCAGGGATATGAAATTCTCAAGGCAGAGGATGGTGAAGCAGCACTCATGGTTGTCAGGGAGAACCCTGTTGACCT comes from the Nitrospirota bacterium genome and includes:
- a CDS encoding adenylate/guanylate cyclase domain-containing protein, with translation MRESASRFTDELILYSGQYALFYILMNFSMDFLNYFRNFGHTMLLLILFVQTTILARYGSRGRVRFFGSLIAPLIYTLVEIREGSSFIFNTGHIFFWVFSIITGALQAVAAQYPGGSRKKIIEALITTTNVIIFIFLYFYFDLKLSAEKQYAAGNIGYEAMRERLDVFHLLEGFRAFLSDPAHIYIIFGGLILSLSLSIGRIRIITLKERINELFGRYVDNNFRDEILRRPSNKSSRKKLCILFADIRGFTGISETYEPEAVTEMLNLYFTAWEQTATAQSGIIDKYIGDAIMVIFGVKSLKDPCGLAVASATEMLRRLPEIQQALKERELPVIKDIGIGIHYGDIIIGDIGSRNRLNYTVIGDNVNIAARIESLCKKYTRQLIVSESVFESLGAEQQVLFDFLDKTALKGKKGEIAVYSAHP
- a CDS encoding AsmA family protein, whose protein sequence is MKAKTKKVLFTLGGFAIALLLAAAVISLAFDINSFRPRIETVASGATGLDVRIKGTMGLSFFPLAISAEDMHVYNKGAEVLSLKNLKLGAELIPLLRKQLKVTSCELVRPVVTIVKEVDGKFNFEGADNKATEGSPGAAFRLNDLKLFKGAFVYIDRKSGEKTEFKDFNLALKDLSIAGNAIRSASFFGSMDCREVLQKGFRIGNLKSSVTAVRGIYNFEPLTIAALDYVDSKAGEKTSLKEIKLAVKNLTIVEASGVIIRNIAFTGILNCKEIRKKDLKIDNVKSFIKTEKGVISLTSLTMDLFGAKAEGDATADKSEVDALYTINLKASKIDFEKLQESFGTKKMIGGKGELYASLTLQEKGSPNLMSGMDGIFSLRGENLVTHTIDLDRVLSSYETSQNFNLVDVGAFFIAGPLSTVALKGYRYGDLYNQTRGGQGVITQFISRWKIKDGVAEAADCALATHHNRLALKGKLDLVRQQYDTILVAIVDNKGCAKVKQGISGPFGSPRIGAVSAVESLAGPLLNLYRKTKRIVQGGRCEVFYNGELRQAR
- a CDS encoding OmpA family protein: MKGKTAKSVLVFVVAVFSMSLMVGCSHLEKAPNREGYVMYHKPLPEADRAIEKARAAGKDKECPAEFNAAKAKVDEAFEIYMACRNQEAMDMAKDAINKFNALCPPKPVAEVKPEPKPVTPPPPPPPPAPVVAPVKIILEDIHFDFDKAKLTKEAIAILDSNIKTLKANPRVTVQVEGHTCAHGAEAYNMALGERRAIAVKEYLVQKGITADRMTTISYGETRLAMPEKPTPKNKNAAEAKENRRVHFEVIVK
- a CDS encoding ATP-dependent metallopeptidase FtsH/Yme1/Tma family protein, translated to MYWRYVAALAITAVVIFTWNTFFNVGPPPRYTINYTQFMEQLNAGTIKSVSIKKLLVHGELSKEVSLPFPGEQKPATVKHFLTVLPSFQGEQLLSQLKEKNVMITIESGEEGFFTQFMIGILPWVLIIGIWVLVMRKSQQIQGGPGGLFTFGASKAKLFDVKKPGVTFKDVAGMDNVKMELRETIEFLKDPSRFEKIGAKVPKGVLLIGPPGTGKTLLARATAGEAAVPFYSISASEFIEMFVGVGASRVRDMFKKAKDTHPSIIFIDEIDSVGRTRGTGLGGGHDEREQTLNQLLSEMDGFDPHTEVIVMAATNRPDVLDPALLRPGRFDRHIVIDRPGWKERKAILEIHARGKLLSDNVDFEILARGTPGMTGADLENLANEAALVALRKGKEKIDMHDFEEAQDIILMGAVREETISEKEKRITAYHEAGHTLVSWSLPGADPIYKVSIIPRGMAMGVTQLLPEEDRHYYPRIYLMDKLSIALAGRVAEKLVFNDSSSGAQNDLKEATALAEKMVAQWGMSDRVGPINLGRGEEHPFLGRELSAPKRYSEEMAWIMDQEIQKLIIDSESRATEILEGKRTTLDALAEALIRDEILERADVERIIQGSIE
- a CDS encoding PilZ domain-containing protein, coding for MFWTWSLTEDENAVPFEALVANISLAGLGLYSSEAIKPGTAASIEIEFLAANGMRQKDTIRGRVVHCAGRGNLYFVGISFAELMNPMLQPALHFHFSKIISWN
- a CDS encoding GGDEF domain-containing protein → MAFHDFLTGLPNRKLFSDHLNIALAHAQRNQNKIGIAMLDLDNFKDVNDTLGHDTGDLLLKATAERLSASLRKGDTVARFGGDEFVLILHDMEGMEGAIEVAQKIVERFREPFLIETHHLVVTTSIGIAVYPDDGKDEGILLKNADIAMYQAKQAGRAQYQLYKEA